From the Argentina anserina chromosome 3, drPotAnse1.1, whole genome shotgun sequence genome, the window TCAGAACAATGTACCAAGATATTTGTGAGCTAGCACTGGTGAAAAGAGCCACACTTATGATCTTACCTTTTCACAAGGAATGCCTGGACACTCTTGGAGGTAAATTGACAGAAATGGTGAGATCTGGGATTAGGCATGTCAACACAAATGTTCTAGCACATTCACCTTGCTCGGTTGCTGTTCTAGTCGATAAGGGTCACCTCAGACATCCACTCATGGCATTCCGACACTCCGATCTACACTTTGTCGTGTTGTTTTTGGGAGGCGCGGATGCGAGGGAGGCTTTGTGTCTAGCTGATAGGATGGTCGGGAATCCTAACGTGTCATTATCTGTGATTCGATTTCATTCATACAATTTCGAAGGGGATAATGAGATAGAGAAGAAAATGGATGATGGGGTTGTGACGTGGTTTTGGGTAAAGAATGAGAGGAATGAGAGGGTTGCTTATAAAGAGGTGGTAGTGAAGAATGGGGCAGAGACAGTAGGAGCAATACAAGCTTTGGATGATGATACTTGTGATGTATGGATAGTGGGGAGAAAACAAGGGATCAATCCTGTTCTTCTGGATGGGTTATCAAATTGGAgtgagaatcaagaattaggtATAATGGGGGACTTCCTTTCCTCTGATGATTTTGGTGGCACTGGTTCTGTTTTAGTGGTACAGCAGCAAATTTTGAGAGGGGAAGGGACAGGTAAAGCTGGACTTACTGGTGGCCTAAATTTATGTTAGAGATGGTGAATGATTTAAGTTCAAGTCCATGGCATGTAGATTTTTGTAATGTCAAGGTTGAAGTCGATGTTTAATTgatagagtttagggtttaactTCAGTGTGTAAAGTGATTATGTTCATATCTAAAACTTCCATGTGTAAATTATGTACTCGATCAATTTGTATAAAGTGCTATTTACTGAGAACATAGCCGCTCAGGCTCACATTGTATGTTTATCAATCACATGACCTAGCTTGATACTAgcatgccttttttattttttggttagTGATACTAGCATGCATGCATCCTCTTAATGCTTAAAATGATATACATTCTCTGAAAACCACGAACCTTGATGTATATGTGTGATTTTCAATTTACCCTCACTTCTAATTGTAGcaagtttcataaaaaaattcgGATTTTACACAATTTTACATAcaatatttataatatatatatatatatatatatatatatatagtgtttCTCAGTTGTAGACGTCCTAATGGGTTTTCCGTTCGAATTTTTGTTGTTTCTCCATAATTCGGACGCCGACGACGCCGTTTCTTCTCACCAGAGTAACACCACACCTTCCTAGATACTGCTATGATGAATAAGAAAGCGAAAGAGATTGGGGTCAAAGGTTTGTGCAACAACCTCACTCATAACTGCACCACTGATCCCGatctcttttgttttcttcttcatcacagTAGCGTCTAAAAAAGTGTGGTGTCACTCAAGCGAGAAAAAATGACATCGTCGACTTCCAAATCATGGAGAAATAATAGAAATTTGAACGGAAACTCATCCGGACTTCCGCAACTgagaaatcatatatataatcatagtATTCCAACTATgagtaaaaatgaaaaattgttTAGGGCTCCAGGTCCAGGgtagtaaaaatgtaaaaaccaCACAAAAAGCCCAAACCTCTCGCCGCGGAGGGAGGAGTTTGAGCTGAACTCACTCGCAGTCTGAGAGCTGTAAACTAAGCTCACCCATAAAGCTTGCTACTTTCATCTCCAACATTCGATTCCCATTGTCTTACCTTATTAGATTCTCTTTATTACCTCTATCTTCACCCACCATGGATGATGACGTGTCCGCCCCCTTCCGCCGGTCGTCGAGCCGGAACCGTAAGGTGGCTTCGAAAATGGCTGCTGCCCTTATGAGCACTGATAACCGCACCCAGGTTAATTTTTGGTTTcattatgaaaataaaaaagcaatctttttttttgggttttggttaTTAGTGGTGATGGGTTATGTGGATGGTTTTAGGCTGCACTTGCTAGGCTTGAAGCTTTGGAGAATGACAATGCTGGGTTGGAAACTGTGGAGGTCAATGACGATGATGAAGCTTCTCTTGATGATGAGGATCAAGGTTTGTTGTGTTTCATTATGCGGAAGTGTAACCCTTCTGGGATGTGTGTGATTTTGGATTTCATGGTTTCAAGATATGTATTTGAATCTTTTTGGGTTGTTGGGTTATGCTACATGTGTTTATTAGCTGTGTTTGAGATGGTATGTGAGAAAATGGGAGGTTTCTGGTTGAGCCTTTTGTTGTGTTTACTAAGTGTAGGTTAGTCGGAGCGTGGGATTTTTTGATGtggttttcttgaatttggagGCGAATAGCCAATCAGTTATGCTATTTGTGCTGGATTGTTGGTAATGTTGGAGGAATAAGAAAAAACTATAATTTGAACTCCTGGTGCAGGATATATACAAAAGAAGCAGCCTAAGGGCACCAAACGTAAAACTCGGCAGGCAAAAGCTCTTGAGGCCAGGAAGGCACCGAGAACATTCCTTGAGCTTTTACAAGAGGTAATGAGGAAATGCTGCCTGTATTTTCCTTAATTGGATTTGAATTGCCACTATAGCTTTTCTAATGTAAGTTTTCCCACAAAACAGGCTAATCTTGAATCTTTGCCGCCTCATGTCCCATCCTATCTGAAGGCAGCAGTAGGACCTCCGAGCTCTACCTCCCGCCGGCATTTCTGCACTGTTTGTGGTTCGGCTTCCAACTATACCTGTGTGAGGTGTGGCATGCGCTTCTGTTCGTGTCGATGCCAGAATATCCATAATGATACTCGTTGTCAGAAATTTGTTGCCTGATCGGTGAGTGTCCTGAACTGACaagtttttctaattttagtGAAACTCATTCCTGGCTAGCTAGATAAATCTCgtttatgttatttttttttgacttTGTATTTAATTTGCCTGAGAGTAGGTGTAACCATCATTATccaaataaaacctaaaaaaaaaggtgtttGTCCAATTGTGGTTATGAGTTTTACACTTTAAGTGCAATCAGTTGAATCGCGTTATCCAGTACCATATGCTGCTGCATTATCTTGGCACCTTCTTATACCACATGCTGCTGCATCATCTTGGCACCTTCTTATATCATATTCATGATTCGTACTCCATACTTTGGCTACTACAACTACTTTTAGCAAGCTACTTTctagtttttgtttgtttgcttGCTGTTATCTGTGGTTCTACTTGACTATGGAAGCTCAGTCAACAAGGTATGATCTCACGTTAGGACATGTAGTAACCATAGTTATCTGACCATGTGTTACCTAGGTTGAGCTCGCTTTTTTTCTTTCGTGTTTTAAAGTATCAATTCTGAGATATGCAAACTATGTCAAATCAGAAACTCTTTCCTTTGATCTTGAAAACAATTCATACACATGACAAGTTAGCTACTTGCCGGAGCATTTTCCATTTCTAGTAAAAGGAACCACAGAGAAATCCATGACATCGACATCACCCAAACCATTACATAGTAAAACTACAAAGTTGCAAGATGACAGTAAATCTTGCGATTGCAACAACTAAACGCAAAGGACTACTGATGTTCTGTTGATAACTTAGCATTGGGGTAGATCTGCGGGGGGAGGTATGACGGACTGTAGTGGTCCATTTCCATTCTCTACCACAAAAGCCATTGCCAAACCCAAGACGATATGTGCATCCAAGTGACAGTGCATCAACCAGATACCTATGTTTGGTTTTAAGTCAAAGTATCAATATAGTGAATCTGAGCATGAACTAAGAAGAAAGCTTATTATCTAAAATTAGGAAAAATACCTGGATTATCAGCCACAAAACGAATAGCTACCCATCCACCTGGATTTGTTCCAATGGTGTTCCTCAGTGGTGGATCAATGAGGTTGAAGTTAGCTGGATCTGTTCTGGGGTTGAAGTTGCCAAATCCTGATCCAACCACATAGAAATCATACCCATGAAGATGCATAGGATGGTCCTCAGTTGTGACAATACTTGTGTCCTGCAATACAATTTGTACACTAGAACCATACTTTAACTTGTAGAGCTTAGTTCCACGACTAGGTGTCCAGAGCCCCCGGCTCACATTACCAGTATAATCAAATTGTACTGGAGGAACTGGCGGAAAGTCTGTGGTGAAGACTCCGGGTATACCATTATAGTAGGCTTGCATTAAGGAGGTGGTTCTTGggaatacaaaagaaacattGTTCATGCTAGCTGTGAAACGAGTATTGTTTGGTCCTTGACACCGAGGATTGTTAGGAACTGTGCAGTTAATCAGTCCCAAACCTACAATGAAAAATAGGTTCTCGTTGATCTGCATAGGAAGTTGGACCCGGGAAGGGCTCTTAAACTGAACTTTAAATGCAGTTGCGGTTGCTGTATCATTGTAGGCTGGTAATGATGGCAGTACTGGTGCTGAAAATTTCCCTTTCTTTGAACCGCAAGCAGCAGCAGACTTGTATTCAAGGATGGCAGTGGTGGTGGTGTTGTCAAAAGCTGCATTCTGAGCAGTTTGATAGGCACGTGCAGCAGCATAGTAATGAGCAGGGGGCTGATCAGCCGTGAGGAGGACATCTGTAGTTTGGCCAGGTCCTACCATAATGACTCTCGTCGTGAAAGGTTTGGTGTAGGATGCATCAGCACTCACAACAGTTAATCTATGGTTGGCGACGCTGAAGAAAAGTTCTTGATTGAGTGCAGAGTTGATGATTCTCAAGAGAATTGTCTCGCCAGATTCCACTGGGATTCTCACAGTTCCTGTATTGTATAAGTTTTGTCAGATCATCCGCTTGATGTTACAATCTAATAAAGCAAAGTAGGGAGTAATAGAAAACCTTGTTTGGAGCATCTATAGAGATCGCCAGGCTGACCATTTATGGTATATGCATCAGAGACGTTGGGCGGTCCTCCTGTGAAGGTTGCCAGCTTCAGGACATCTTCTGGGTTCCTATCCCACCATTCACCTGTGTTATAATTTATAATGAAGAGTTTAGTTGCCATGAAACTCCAAACTCTTAGTAAGTTATTCTGTGTTTGTACTTTTATATAGATAGGAGGGAAGCTTGAAATTGTTTTTGGGATATTACCGAGTAGAAGGGGAAATTCTTTCTTGGGCATTTGGAAGGGGTATGAAGATCCCAATTTAGGATAGATAATGAGAGCTCCATAGACAGTGGCTCTAAGCCATTTGCTGTGGGCATGCCACCACAAAGTGCcttcttggttttgaattgtgaAGCGGTATGTGTAACTAGCTCCTGGCTGGATGGGACATTGTGTGACATATTCAGGTCCATCTGCCCATGGATTTCGTAGCTGCCTAACTCCATGCCTGAATACTAAATTGTTAGCAGAATGAAGATGACTGTATAACTACATTTGTTTTTGTGAAGCCTTGTATAAATTTGTATTATGATAAGTACCAGTGGATTGTGACATTGTATCTTGCTCTGTTGATAACTTTGACAGCAAGAGAATCTCCATTTCTGACTTCCAAAGTTGGTCCTGGAAATTGGCCATTGACTGTAAGTGTGCTGTGAGTTCTGCAGAGCCGCTTCACTGGAGTTGCTCCAACCTATTTCAGTCCACACaaagaaaaaccaaatatTCATAATCGAGTCCATGTTACTCTAGGATGGTGAAAAGGAATGATGAACTGAGCAGCATGGAAGAAGACGTACAACAAATTCATGGTAGTGAGTTTCAGCAGCTGCGAATGAAGCTAGCAGAGTCAAGAAGGCGAGAAGGCAAAGGAGGCAGGAGCTCCATGGCTTGAGAGTAAAGCTGGAAGCCTCCATTGCTAGTTATGGTAGTTGTGTGTTAGAAGACTATGGGAAGCAGCTATTTATACATTCTGGATTAAGCGGGAAACGGTGCAATTTTAGTTAGTTCTTATTTCATATTGAGATACTGCCTATGTAAATTAGGTTTTGAAGTCAACATGGATGCTATTGTTCTTTTATCATAGAACATATTAGTCCAACCGGAAAGGAAATTTGGTGCACCCACTACTGGAGGTGTTGTGCTTAATATTGTTTGAACTGGTATTCCCACTTCTTTTTACATCTAAATTTGTAACCCCCAAATGGTCATTTTTTGTAGTGCTTTGGCTTGTTAAGGTAGTTTTGTCTCCAAGTCTTCACCAAATTTACCAAAGGATAGAGATTTGCTCAACTCACTGTGGAAATGTATTTACTCGAGGTTTAAACTAGGATTAATGCACAGTACTAGTAGTAATGTAATAATGTGATTGATAAATCTGTCAATCTTGATCTTTATGTACTGCAAGTAATTAAAGAACATTTGTCACAAGACCAAAGAAAGATTTTCATGAGTGTAAAGTTCACTttcaaaattagttattctcacaTTCCCATTGTTGAACTGGTGAAGAGGGGTTGGAGATTTGGTTTGGTTACCAAGAGGAAGCAGAATTAAGTATGTCTCTCTGCTTTAGTTGACTTATTTTCTGTTATGAAATGATGCAACAAATACCACCCGCGCTTCCATGGACTTGATTCAACCTTATTTCTGACGAAATAAACAAATATGTACTGTGTACTCCCTCATCAGTTCCACCaagaattttcatttttattagtTCGTAAAACACAAACCTTTGACAGAAAAATATGTATAGCGTAATTTTGATTATGATCGATGAATAAGACGTGTCGCATCGCTCAATATTTTTCCTCGGACAATATAAGCATCATCAGAATCCCCTATCAACTGTGAAATAATGAAGTtagttaaccaaaaaaatttGATGGGACAAAATAAATAGATTGATTCAGTTAGTGAAGCAATACGAAAGCTACATGTTATTGTCAAAATGTCTTGAAACATTGTTTAAAACATTAATCAAGGCACTAACTAGCATAATGCGTTGCTCCTTCAGTACTAAATAATATTTGACATGAAGCAGGTGTGACAGGTCTACTATCCAAACCTTCGTTACAACAAGAATATCCATCAATGGTACTTGCAGCCAATGAGCCAATTGTTAAGGTGCTTCTAATGATTTAGGTCGCCTGCCAAGTGCCAACTGACTCCACAAAAATCAAATAGATCACATTTTTTTTGGATCTTATGTTGGAGCTCATATAAATGTGATGTCTCATCAACTATGTTCACATCTGAATCTTTTGTAATATGAAAGGAAACCGTTGCAAACAAAAACTGGAATTCAATTAGCAAAATGCGATGATACATTGTTAAATACAAATGTTACAAGCCTGTGTAACGATGAAACACACCGAAAGGTAAGTAAAGAGAAGTAATTGCTATGGTATACAACAAAATTTAAGGCAAAAACTGCAAACAGAGCAGCAGCCAAGAGCAGCGAACCCCGCCTGCATAAAATGGCAAGGAAACTCCCCAGATAATGAGGattgaaacacaaaacaagtaaaaaaatggtaacttaaaaaaaaaagtcttctCTTGTGCGACACTGGATTACAGATGTTGGGCAAGACGCAAAGTTGGAAGTACAGGACCATCACAAGCAGCCCAAACTTCACTCTTTAGGCTTGAGCTATCTGCTGTTTCAATGCTTGAAACAACTTAGATTTTGTATCACAAATTCCGAGAAACTCGGACAGTACTGTACACTTCCCTGCAATTATCTTTCTTCCGACATTGACATGACTCCAAGACTTCAATGATTGGGAAATTCTATCACCAAGATCtgtttcatttattgatgacgTAAAAGTTCCAATAATCTGGAATACCTGTCCAGGTCCCTCCATCTGTTCGCTCCTCTGCAAGGAGGAAAGTAAGGTCTCCAAATTTTCACCCTCCAGCCTGTTGATTTGTTCTTTTAACCATTTCCTAACTATTTCTAAAGTATTGCATAAAGACAAGACTGAATTACGGATATGAGATAGACAAGACTGATCTGCAAGTccagttttcttcttcttctttcccgACGGAAAAGATGACCGAATGCAAGATTGAATCACAAGACCATGCCAGGCCAACGATTCTGTAACCAACTGTACCAGAATTGGAAGATCAACCCAAGGAGAGGTTATTAGAGTCTCCATGGAGCTAACTTTATCTGATACATACTTCTCCAATAAAGAATCCGCACAATGCCATGCTCGGGACAGACCTGCTTCTCCATTTGCTAGCCCAATCTCATGGGAACCCAAGTTCCAT encodes:
- the LOC126786127 gene encoding SWR1 complex subunit 6, which produces MDDDVSAPFRRSSSRNRKVASKMAAALMSTDNRTQAALARLEALENDNAGLETVEVNDDDEASLDDEDQGYIQKKQPKGTKRKTRQAKALEARKAPRTFLELLQEANLESLPPHVPSYLKAAVGPPSSTSRRHFCTVCGSASNYTCVRCGMRFCSCRCQNIHNDTRCQKFVA
- the LOC126786126 gene encoding laccase-13-like; amino-acid sequence: MEASSFTLKPWSSCLLCLLAFLTLLASFAAAETHYHEFVVGATPVKRLCRTHSTLTVNGQFPGPTLEVRNGDSLAVKVINRARYNVTIHWHGVRQLRNPWADGPEYVTQCPIQPGASYTYRFTIQNQEGTLWWHAHSKWLRATVYGALIIYPKLGSSYPFQMPKKEFPLLLGEWWDRNPEDVLKLATFTGGPPNVSDAYTINGQPGDLYRCSKQGTVRIPVESGETILLRIINSALNQELFFSVANHRLTVVSADASYTKPFTTRVIMVGPGQTTDVLLTADQPPAHYYAAARAYQTAQNAAFDNTTTTAILEYKSAAACGSKKGKFSAPVLPSLPAYNDTATATAFKVQFKSPSRVQLPMQINENLFFIVGLGLINCTVPNNPRCQGPNNTRFTASMNNVSFVFPRTTSLMQAYYNGIPGVFTTDFPPVPPVQFDYTGNVSRGLWTPSRGTKLYKLKYGSSVQIVLQDTSIVTTEDHPMHLHGYDFYVVGSGFGNFNPRTDPANFNLIDPPLRNTIGTNPGGWVAIRFVADNPGIWLMHCHLDAHIVLGLAMAFVVENGNGPLQSVIPPPADLPQC